A genome region from Microtus ochrogaster isolate Prairie Vole_2 chromosome 1, MicOch1.0, whole genome shotgun sequence includes the following:
- the Samd15 gene encoding sterile alpha motif domain-containing protein 15, producing MAEVPEDYDSDQDETQEPKRTKSPRSRKLHTFKSDTVVEVTPEMLPEIDREPEKFKTEEDDFEEGKPGNAENVLQESARTPEEEIPKETNMDLPSQTEAEITQVLKLETSWEAGREDLEVPVDEKHEEPDLQPPDVSVDLLFTEAPAETDTQLPTETKTPVAMSSEKILTLPEETGQEVPKQSRSKGDEEIGPEQNTVDFPSEKPRKSVEEEDLPPLKMTKSEITKTQEESAEEKSTEPSEVTKPEFPGQTLRKSTEEVDIKPPEEIRIKSIEQIGTEQQPEQIKPKFPGQKPKQSIEEKVPALLEKLKQEFSGEESRKPTDEARLELSERATSEVPKETQSSIEEKIPETLEVAALGLPEEIEPDVHGETQKKSVEEKVPETSEDRKPAGQKEKQRKSSEKSESKGTLIESSKKKAPVLQEQMDADLPKKKLQKSTEETGQGPPQMTKPEVQEKSQPAPTKELELSNKPKPGKSATELPKDHRPGPSKLKYPVGKDELVFPEYHKKMAEKETNKAKTESEFMVSSPRESVESGGTDYEPHDELLKVLQTEINEVHPTDPASESCIELRDSITEKKVVVLPQGSENETKINKSVSPPFEHLKWTAENVAEWIGELGFPQYKECFTANFINGPKLIYVNCCNLPQMGITDFEDMKTISRHTRELLGIEEPLFSRSISLPYRDNIGLFLEQKGHSGVNSDSLTLSEFVKAAGLQEYEPELDALEKHESSLPDSSQEENKAALLQNTSCGKEWAPLSEEQQKKPFHST from the exons ATGGCCGAAGTCCCAGAAGATTATGATTCTGACCAAGATGAAACTCAAGAGCCTAAAAGAACTAAATCTCCAAGATCTCGTAAATTGCATACTTTCAAATCAGACACCGTGGTAGAGGTAACCCCTGAGATGCTCCCGGAGATTGACCGAGAGCCAGAGAAATTTAAAACTGAGGAAGATGACTTTGAAGAGGGGAAGCCAGGGAATGCAGAAAACGTACTGCAAGAGTCAGCCAGGACGCCAGAAGAAGAAATTCCCAAGGAGACCAACATGGACCTACCTAGCCAAACTGAAGCAGAGATAACTCAAGTGTTGAAGTTAGAGACATcatgggaagcaggaagagaggactTGGAGGTACCAGTGGATGAGAAACATGAGGAGCCAGACCTACAACCACCAGACGTTTCAGTTGATTTACTATTCACAGAAGCACctgcagaaacagacacacaactACCAACAGAAACCAAGACTCCAGTGGCTATGAGCAGTGAGAAAATACTGACGTTACCAGAAGAGACTGGGCAGGAGGTTCCAAAGCAGTCTCGTAGTAAGGGAGATGAAGAAATAGGTCCAGAGCAAAACACAGTAGATTTTCCAagtgaaaaaccaagaaaatcgGTTGAAGAGGAAGATCTACCTCCATTAAAGATGACCAAGTCCGAAATTACAAAGACGCAAGAAGAGTCAGCTGAAGAGAAAAGTACAGAGCCATCTGAGGTGACTAAGCCAGAGTTTCCAGGCCAGACGCTAAGAAAATCTACCGAGGAAGTAGATATTAAGCCTCCAGAAGAGATTCGAATAAAGTCCATAGAGCAGATAGGCACCGAGCAGCAGCCTGAGCAGATTAAGCCAAAATTCCCaggccaaaaaccaaaacagtcaaTTGAAGAGAAAGTTCCAGCACTACTGGAAAAACTCAAGCAAGAGTTTTCTGGGGAAGAATCGAGAAAACCAACTGATGAAGCAAGGCTAGAGCTCTCAGAAAGGGCGACATCAGAAGTTCCAAAGGAAACACAAAGTTCTATTGAGGAAAAGATTCCAGAGACACTGGAAGTGGCTGCTCTGGGACTCCCAGAAGAGATAGAACCTGATGTCCATGGGGAGACACAGAAAAAGTCAGTTGAGGAGAAAGTTCCAGAGACATCAGAGGATAGGAAACCAGCAggtcaaaaagaaaagcagagaaaatcaaGTGAGAAGTCAGAATCAAAGGGAACATTAATAGAGTCAAGTAAGAAGAAGGCTCCAGTGCTACAAGAACAGATGGATGCAGATTTGCCAAAGAAGAAACTACAAAAATCAACTGAGGAAACAGGTCAAGGGCCACCACAGATGACCAAACCAGAAGTGCAAGAGAAGTCACAACCAGCACCAACCAAGGAGCTAGAGTTATCCAACAAACCCAAACCAGGAAAGTCAGCTACAGAACTTCCCAAGGACCACAGGCCAGGACCAAGCAAACTTAAGTATCCTGTAGGCAAGGATGAGCTAGTATTTCCCGAATATCACAAAAAGAtggcagaaaaagaaactaacaagGCTAAAACTGAAAGTGAGTTTATGGTAAGCTCTCCCAGAGAAAGTGTTGAATCAGGCGGTACAGATTATGAACCTCACGACGAACTCCTCAAAGTGCTTCAGACTGAAATCAATGAAGTACATCCAACCGATCCTGCTTCAGAGTCTTGCATAGAATTGAGAGATTCAATTACTGAAAAGAAAGTTGTAGTTTTACCCCAGGGGTCAGAGAATGAAACCAAGATCAACAAAAGTGTGAGCCCACCATTTGAACACCTTAAGTGGACCGCAGAGAATGTTGCAGAGTGGATTGGCGAGCTAGGCTTCCCTCAATACAAG GAGTGTTTCACTGCAAACTTCATCAATGGTCCCAAACTCATCTACGTGAACTGCTGCAACCTGCCTCAGATGGGGATAACTGATTTCGAAGACATGAAG ACGATATCTCGTCATACTCGAGAGCTTCTGGGCATCGAGGAGCCGCTGTTCAGCCGCAGCATCAGCCTTCCCTACAGGGACAACATCGGCTTGTTCTTAGAGCAGAAAGGTCACAGTGGAGTCAACTCCGACTCCCTGACCTTGTCTGAGTTTGTTAAAGCGGCAGGGTTGCAGGAGTATGAGCCAGAGTTGGATGCTTTGGAGAAGCATGAGTCCTCACTGCCAGACAGcagccaggaagaaaacaaggcAGCATTACTGCAAAACACCAGCTGTGGAAAAGAGTGGGCACCGCTGAGCGAGGAGCAGCAGAAAAAACCTTTTCACTCAACTTGA